Proteins from a genomic interval of Molothrus ater isolate BHLD 08-10-18 breed brown headed cowbird chromosome 10, BPBGC_Mater_1.1, whole genome shotgun sequence:
- the RUBCN gene encoding run domain Beclin-1-interacting and cysteine-rich domain-containing protein isoform X2, whose translation MEIGPHAGHAESRKEHWKLLGNLKTTVEGLVSISNPNVWSKYGGLERLCRDMHSILYHGLIHDKVCCRQKDYWHFVKDIRWLSPGSAHHLEKFISLQESGQRDPEGPGDQAIAQLWLQHSLQCHCLSAQLRPLLGNRQYIRKFYTDTAFLLSDAHVTAMLQCLEAVEQNNPRLLAQIDTSMLAGTSLPSLCASEPSAGTRDMCEHSAEGHQSRLPGALGCLDHFTESLLTRKSDNPSPVTKSQSLTALPASPCTQQRCFGSFSSLQHPASSGLSDRRPVSSCGSSTSSQPQECCLSTRSSSFSEGRSPLEQPSSVTRFHVPSPKDPFSPASEMSSSTTSQSEDTWTGSQDDPQSDANDGPEYLAIGNLGRRGRACSSTSTSSTKSSSSKLFSSSSSQKLDSVSSLGEQGASGGGSRGLSLLRRSSFSEGQSSAPQGILKKSHMRSHSDTNVTSGKLHESHGDPGGGRGPVSASTQSSELSTPSSLYMEYDSGQYLSSGEGMFRRPSEGQSLISYLSEQDFGSCADLEKENAHFSISESLIAAIELMKCNMMSRQLEEEEEDSDKEIQELKQKIRIRRQQIRTRHLFPACQELGSDSLVATDSGSQFSSHGSMRLSDSGSAEDVEEYEIQDGNDGSNLIQMSKNGLSVSMASLFSDADIKRNPDSSRKSFLSSDSISHSFLNSNSAEAVAMGLLKQFEGMQLPAASELEWLVPEHEAPQKLLPIPDSLPISPDDGEHADIYKLRIRVRGNLEWAPPRPQIIFNVHLAPARKVAVAKQNYRCAGCGIRTDPDYIKRLRYCEYLGKYFCQCCHENAQTVIPSRILRKWDFSKYYVSNFSKDLLSKIWSDPLFNVQAINPALYQKVKALNQVRLLRIQLFHMKNMFKTCRLAKDLLDSFDTVPGHLTEDLHLYSLSDFSAIKKGDLMPRLTELLKAGSQHIDKCMLCQAKGFICEFCQNEDDIIFPFELNKCRTCEECKACYHKSCFKCSRCPRCERLQARRELLDRQGPEPDSSDCEGELQQPEPGPAT comes from the exons ATGGAGATCGGGCCCCACGCGGGGCACGCGGAGAGCCG GAAAGAGCACTGGAAGCTCCTTGGCAACTTGAAGACCACAGTGGAAGGTTTGGTGTCCATCAGCAACCCAAATGTCTGGTCCAAGTATGGTGGCTTGGAACGGCTCTGCAGAGACATGCACAGCATCCTCTACCATGGGCTCATCCATGACAAG GTGTGCTGCAGACAGAAGGATTACTGGCACTTTGTGAAGGACATTCGCTGGCTGAGTCCGGGCTCTGCTCATCACCTGGAGAAG TTCATCAGCCTGCAGGAGAGCGGCCAGCGTGACCCTGAGGGCCCAGGGGACCAGGCCattgcccagctgtggctgcagcacagcctgcagtgccACTGCCTGTCAGCTCAGCTGAGGCCGCTCCTGGGGAACCGGCAGTACATTAGGAAGTTCTACACAG ataCTGCCTTCCTGCTCAGTGACGCCCACGTCACGGCcatgctgcagtgcctggaagCTGTTGAGCAGAACAACCCCAGGCTTCTGGCTCAGATCGACACCTCCATG CTGGCCGGCACAtcactgccatccctgtgcGCGTCAGAGCCTTCTGCTGGGACAAGAGACATGTGTGAGCACAGTGCTGAGGGACACCAGAGCCGTCTGCCAGGAGCGCTGGGCTGCCTGGATCATTTCACTGAGAGCCTG CTTACCAGGAAGAGTGACAATCCATCTCCAGTGACCAAGAGTCAGAGCCTGActgccctccctgcatcccCGTGCACTCAGCAGCGCTGCTTTGGGTCCTTCTCCAGCCTCCAGCATCCAGCCTCCTCTGGCCTCTCAG ACAGGAGACCAGTGAgttcctgtggcagctccacctccagccagccccaggagtgCTGCCTGTCCACCCGGTCCTCCTCCTTCAGCGAGGGCAGGtcccctctggagcagcccagctctgtcacccGCTTCCATGTCCCCTCACCCAAAGACCCCTTCTCTCCAGCCAGCGAGATGAgctccagcaccaccagccaGAGCGAGGATACTTGGACAGGGAGTCAGGATGATCCACAGAGTGATGCCAATGACGGGCCAGAGTACCTGGCCATTGGGAACCTgggccgccggggccgggcgtgcagcagcaccagcaccagcagcaccaagagcagcagctctaaactcttctcctccagcagctcccagaagCTGGACTCAGTCTCAtccctgggggagcagggggcaagcggaggtggcagcaggggcCTGAGCCTCTTGCGCCGGTCCAGCTTCTCAGAGGGACAGTCCTCAGCTCCACAGGGCATCCTCAAGAAGAGCCACATGCGCTCACACTCTGACACCAACGTGACTTCTGGGAAGTTGCATG AGTCCCATGGTGATCCAGGTGGAGGGAGAGGGCCAGTCTCTGCTTCCACGCAGAGCAGTGAACTGAGCACACCCAGCTCCCTCTACATGGAGTATG ACTCTGGGCAGTACCTGAGCTCAGGGGAAGGGATGTTCAGGAGACCTTCTGAAGGGCAGTCCCTCATCAGCTACCTCTCTGAGCAGGACTTTGGCAGCTGTGCAGACCTGGAGAAG GAGAACGCCCACTTCAGCATCTCAGAGTCCCTGATCGCTGCCATTGAGCTGATGAAATGCAACATGATGAGCcggcagctggaggaggaggaggaagacagTGACAAGGAGATCCAGGAGCTTAAACAAAAGATTCGCATTCGGCGCCAGCAGATCCGCACCAGGCACCtgttccctgcctgccaggagctgggctcagacA GTCTCGTGGCAACAGACAGTGGGTCCCAGTTCAGCTCCCACGGCTCCATGCGACTCTCTGACTCTGGCTCTGCCGAGGATGTGGAAGAGTATGAGATCCAAG ATGGTAACGATGGATCTAACCTGATTCAAATGTCCAAGAACGGCCTCTCAGTGTCAATGGCTTCCTTGTTCTCAG ATGCAGATATCAAGAGGAACCCAGACTCCAGCAGGAAGTCCTTTCTCTCCTCGGACTCCAT ATCCCACTCCTTCCTCAATTCAAACTCGGCTGAGGCGGTGGCCATGGGCTTGCTGAAGCAGTTTGAGGGcatgcagctcccagctgcctctgaaTTGGAGTGGCTGGTCCCTGAGCATGAGGCCCCACAGAAG ctgctgcccatccctgacTCTCTGCCTATCTCTCCCGACGATGGAGAGCACGCTGACATCTACAAGCTGAGGATTCGGGTGCGCGGAAACCTGGAGTGGGCCCCGCCACGGCCACAGATCATCTTCAATGTTCACCTGGCCCCAGC GAGAAAGGTGGCTGTGGCCAAGCAGAATTACCGGTGTGCAGGCTGTGGCATCCGGACTGATCCTG ATTACATCAAGCGGCTGCGGTACTGCGAGTACCTGGGCAAGTActtctgccagtgctgccatgAGAATGCCCAGACTGTCATCCCCAGCCGCATCCTGCGCAAGTGGGACTTCAGCAAGTACTACGTGAGCAACTTCTCCAAAGACCTGCTGAGCAAGATCTGGAGTGACCCACTCTTCAACGTGCAAGCTATCAATCCTGCCCTGTACCAGAAAGTGAAGGCTCTCAACCAAGTGAGG ctgctgcgAATCCAGCTTTTCCACATGAAGAACATGTTCAAGACGTGCCGGCTGGCTAAAGA CCTCCTGGACTCCTTTGACACAGTGCCAGGCCACTTGACAGAGGATTTGCACCTCTACTCGCTGAGTGACTTCAGTGCCATCAAGAAAGGGGACCTGATGCCTCGCCTGACAGAGCTCCTGaaggcaggcagccagcacaTTGACAAGTGCATG ctgtgCCAAGCCAAAGGCTTCATCTGTGAGTTCTGCCAGAATGAGGACGACATCATCTTCCCCTTTGAGCTCAACAAGTGCAGGACATGTGAAG AGTGCAAGGCCTGCTACCACAAGTCCTGCTTCAAGTGCAGCCGCTGTCCCCGGTGCGAGCGGCTGCAGGCCcggagggagctgctggacagGCAGGGCCCGGAGCCCGACAGCTCGGACTGCgagggggagctgcagcagccagagccagggccAGCCACATGA
- the RUBCN gene encoding run domain Beclin-1-interacting and cysteine-rich domain-containing protein isoform X4, whose translation MEIGPHAGHAESRKEHWKLLGNLKTTVEGLVSISNPNVWSKYGGLERLCRDMHSILYHGLIHDKVCCRQKDYWHFVKDIRWLSPGSAHHLEKFISLQESGQRDPEGPGDQAIAQLWLQHSLQCHCLSAQLRPLLGNRQYIRKFYTDTAFLLSDAHVTAMLQCLEAVEQNNPRLLAQIDTSMLAGTSLPSLCASEPSAGTRDMCEHSAEGHQSRLPGALGCLDHFTESLLTRKSDNPSPVTKSQSLTALPASPCTQQRCFGSFSSLQHPASSGLSDRRPVSSCGSSTSSQPQECCLSTRSSSFSEGRSPLEQPSSVTRFHVPSPKDPFSPASEMSSSTTSQSEDTWTGSQDDPQSDANDGPEYLAIGNLGRRGRACSSTSTSSTKSSSSKLFSSSSSQKLDSVSSLGEQGASGGGSRGLSLLRRSSFSEGQSSAPQGILKKSHMRSHSDTNVTSGKLHESHGDPGGGRGPVSASTQSSELSTPSSLYMEYDSGQYLSSGEGMFRRPSEGQSLISYLSEQDFGSCADLEKENAHFSISESLIAAIELMKCNMMSRQLEEEEEDSDKEIQELKQKIRIRRQQIRTRHLFPACQELGSDSLVATDSGSQFSSHGSMRLSDSGSAEDVEEYEIQDADIKRNPDSSRKSFLSSDSISHSFLNSNSAEAVAMGLLKQFEGMQLPAASELEWLVPEHEAPQKLLPIPDSLPISPDDGEHADIYKLRIRVRGNLEWAPPRPQIIFNVHLAPARKVAVAKQNYRCAGCGIRTDPDYIKRLRYCEYLGKYFCQCCHENAQTVIPSRILRKWDFSKYYVSNFSKDLLSKIWSDPLFNVQAINPALYQKVKALNQVRLLRIQLFHMKNMFKTCRLAKDLLDSFDTVPGHLTEDLHLYSLSDFSAIKKGDLMPRLTELLKAGSQHIDKCMLCQAKGFICEFCQNEDDIIFPFELNKCRTCEECKACYHKSCFKCSRCPRCERLQARRELLDRQGPEPDSSDCEGELQQPEPGPAT comes from the exons ATGGAGATCGGGCCCCACGCGGGGCACGCGGAGAGCCG GAAAGAGCACTGGAAGCTCCTTGGCAACTTGAAGACCACAGTGGAAGGTTTGGTGTCCATCAGCAACCCAAATGTCTGGTCCAAGTATGGTGGCTTGGAACGGCTCTGCAGAGACATGCACAGCATCCTCTACCATGGGCTCATCCATGACAAG GTGTGCTGCAGACAGAAGGATTACTGGCACTTTGTGAAGGACATTCGCTGGCTGAGTCCGGGCTCTGCTCATCACCTGGAGAAG TTCATCAGCCTGCAGGAGAGCGGCCAGCGTGACCCTGAGGGCCCAGGGGACCAGGCCattgcccagctgtggctgcagcacagcctgcagtgccACTGCCTGTCAGCTCAGCTGAGGCCGCTCCTGGGGAACCGGCAGTACATTAGGAAGTTCTACACAG ataCTGCCTTCCTGCTCAGTGACGCCCACGTCACGGCcatgctgcagtgcctggaagCTGTTGAGCAGAACAACCCCAGGCTTCTGGCTCAGATCGACACCTCCATG CTGGCCGGCACAtcactgccatccctgtgcGCGTCAGAGCCTTCTGCTGGGACAAGAGACATGTGTGAGCACAGTGCTGAGGGACACCAGAGCCGTCTGCCAGGAGCGCTGGGCTGCCTGGATCATTTCACTGAGAGCCTG CTTACCAGGAAGAGTGACAATCCATCTCCAGTGACCAAGAGTCAGAGCCTGActgccctccctgcatcccCGTGCACTCAGCAGCGCTGCTTTGGGTCCTTCTCCAGCCTCCAGCATCCAGCCTCCTCTGGCCTCTCAG ACAGGAGACCAGTGAgttcctgtggcagctccacctccagccagccccaggagtgCTGCCTGTCCACCCGGTCCTCCTCCTTCAGCGAGGGCAGGtcccctctggagcagcccagctctgtcacccGCTTCCATGTCCCCTCACCCAAAGACCCCTTCTCTCCAGCCAGCGAGATGAgctccagcaccaccagccaGAGCGAGGATACTTGGACAGGGAGTCAGGATGATCCACAGAGTGATGCCAATGACGGGCCAGAGTACCTGGCCATTGGGAACCTgggccgccggggccgggcgtgcagcagcaccagcaccagcagcaccaagagcagcagctctaaactcttctcctccagcagctcccagaagCTGGACTCAGTCTCAtccctgggggagcagggggcaagcggaggtggcagcaggggcCTGAGCCTCTTGCGCCGGTCCAGCTTCTCAGAGGGACAGTCCTCAGCTCCACAGGGCATCCTCAAGAAGAGCCACATGCGCTCACACTCTGACACCAACGTGACTTCTGGGAAGTTGCATG AGTCCCATGGTGATCCAGGTGGAGGGAGAGGGCCAGTCTCTGCTTCCACGCAGAGCAGTGAACTGAGCACACCCAGCTCCCTCTACATGGAGTATG ACTCTGGGCAGTACCTGAGCTCAGGGGAAGGGATGTTCAGGAGACCTTCTGAAGGGCAGTCCCTCATCAGCTACCTCTCTGAGCAGGACTTTGGCAGCTGTGCAGACCTGGAGAAG GAGAACGCCCACTTCAGCATCTCAGAGTCCCTGATCGCTGCCATTGAGCTGATGAAATGCAACATGATGAGCcggcagctggaggaggaggaggaagacagTGACAAGGAGATCCAGGAGCTTAAACAAAAGATTCGCATTCGGCGCCAGCAGATCCGCACCAGGCACCtgttccctgcctgccaggagctgggctcagacA GTCTCGTGGCAACAGACAGTGGGTCCCAGTTCAGCTCCCACGGCTCCATGCGACTCTCTGACTCTGGCTCTGCCGAGGATGTGGAAGAGTATGAGATCCAAG ATGCAGATATCAAGAGGAACCCAGACTCCAGCAGGAAGTCCTTTCTCTCCTCGGACTCCAT ATCCCACTCCTTCCTCAATTCAAACTCGGCTGAGGCGGTGGCCATGGGCTTGCTGAAGCAGTTTGAGGGcatgcagctcccagctgcctctgaaTTGGAGTGGCTGGTCCCTGAGCATGAGGCCCCACAGAAG ctgctgcccatccctgacTCTCTGCCTATCTCTCCCGACGATGGAGAGCACGCTGACATCTACAAGCTGAGGATTCGGGTGCGCGGAAACCTGGAGTGGGCCCCGCCACGGCCACAGATCATCTTCAATGTTCACCTGGCCCCAGC GAGAAAGGTGGCTGTGGCCAAGCAGAATTACCGGTGTGCAGGCTGTGGCATCCGGACTGATCCTG ATTACATCAAGCGGCTGCGGTACTGCGAGTACCTGGGCAAGTActtctgccagtgctgccatgAGAATGCCCAGACTGTCATCCCCAGCCGCATCCTGCGCAAGTGGGACTTCAGCAAGTACTACGTGAGCAACTTCTCCAAAGACCTGCTGAGCAAGATCTGGAGTGACCCACTCTTCAACGTGCAAGCTATCAATCCTGCCCTGTACCAGAAAGTGAAGGCTCTCAACCAAGTGAGG ctgctgcgAATCCAGCTTTTCCACATGAAGAACATGTTCAAGACGTGCCGGCTGGCTAAAGA CCTCCTGGACTCCTTTGACACAGTGCCAGGCCACTTGACAGAGGATTTGCACCTCTACTCGCTGAGTGACTTCAGTGCCATCAAGAAAGGGGACCTGATGCCTCGCCTGACAGAGCTCCTGaaggcaggcagccagcacaTTGACAAGTGCATG ctgtgCCAAGCCAAAGGCTTCATCTGTGAGTTCTGCCAGAATGAGGACGACATCATCTTCCCCTTTGAGCTCAACAAGTGCAGGACATGTGAAG AGTGCAAGGCCTGCTACCACAAGTCCTGCTTCAAGTGCAGCCGCTGTCCCCGGTGCGAGCGGCTGCAGGCCcggagggagctgctggacagGCAGGGCCCGGAGCCCGACAGCTCGGACTGCgagggggagctgcagcagccagagccagggccAGCCACATGA